The following coding sequences lie in one Helicobacter sp. MIT 21-1697 genomic window:
- a CDS encoding DUF2018 family protein: MDAFFEGTPLQKWQEIILNASPTLVGLELEALLERIAVYEALLEHQGVDIESAFAHYRFDEAHKEELRVAKDNLAIESMAKILGNYE; this comes from the coding sequence ATGGACGCATTTTTTGAGGGCACACCATTGCAAAAATGGCAAGAAATTATTCTTAATGCTTCACCTACGCTAGTAGGATTAGAGCTTGAGGCATTATTAGAGCGTATAGCTGTGTATGAAGCACTTTTAGAACATCAAGGTGTAGATATAGAATCTGCATTTGCTCATTATCGTTTTGATGAAGCGCATAAGGAGGAATTACGCGTGGCAAAAGATAACCTTGCGATAGAATCAATGGCAAAAATATTGGGTAATTATGAATAA
- the hisD gene encoding histidinol dehydrogenase produces the protein MKYLDVRLPEFANEFQQVLARGKMDMKEVSSLVQELLDEIRTEGLDALKKHISRFDKWEVKNFTDLRISPKECLNAYNQLSCELKSALHLAYDRIYAFHRKQKMQSWIDCEENGSILGSKFTPMERAGLYIPGGKAAYPSSLLMNAIPAIVAGVKEIVVCSPTPHNQANPLVLAALHLCGITEAYKVGGASAIGLMAYGCKEIPKVDVITGPGNIFVACAKKLVFGEVNIDMIAGPSEIAIIADSQANPLYIAYDLLSQAEHDEMASSILISDSASLIESVQKHIEQIMPSMPRAEIAGASIKNRAVMIHTRNLQESIEIANAIAPEHLEVLTAAPFDALAHIKHAGAIFLGEHSSEPIGDYLAGPNHTLPTGGSARFFSPLGVEHFMKKSSIIAFSATALEEVGESCALLAQSESLSAHAQAVLTRLDSIKVKRG, from the coding sequence ATGAAATATCTTGATGTGCGTTTGCCAGAGTTTGCAAATGAATTTCAACAAGTCTTAGCGCGTGGAAAAATGGATATGAAAGAAGTTTCATCTCTCGTGCAAGAATTACTTGATGAGATTCGCACAGAGGGCTTAGACGCGTTAAAAAAGCATATTTCTCGTTTTGATAAATGGGAAGTAAAAAATTTTACAGATTTGCGTATTTCACCCAAAGAATGTCTCAATGCCTATAATCAGCTTTCTTGCGAACTCAAATCTGCACTTCATCTCGCCTATGACAGAATCTATGCTTTTCATCGCAAACAAAAAATGCAGAGTTGGATTGATTGTGAGGAAAATGGCAGCATACTTGGCTCAAAATTCACTCCAATGGAACGTGCAGGATTGTATATTCCCGGTGGCAAAGCAGCTTATCCAAGTTCGCTTTTAATGAATGCTATTCCTGCGATTGTTGCCGGGGTTAAAGAGATTGTGGTATGTTCTCCTACGCCCCATAATCAAGCTAATCCTCTTGTGCTTGCAGCATTACATTTGTGTGGCATTACTGAAGCATATAAAGTTGGCGGTGCAAGTGCCATAGGGCTTATGGCTTATGGTTGCAAAGAGATTCCCAAAGTTGATGTTATTACTGGTCCGGGCAATATTTTTGTTGCTTGTGCTAAAAAACTTGTTTTTGGCGAAGTGAATATTGATATGATTGCAGGTCCAAGCGAGATAGCAATTATTGCAGATTCTCAAGCAAATCCACTTTATATTGCCTATGATTTGCTTTCTCAAGCTGAACACGATGAAATGGCAAGTTCTATACTTATAAGCGATAGTGCTTCTCTTATAGAATCTGTGCAAAAGCATATTGAACAGATTATGCCTTCAATGCCTCGTGCAGAGATTGCAGGAGCAAGTATTAAAAATCGTGCCGTGATGATACATACGCGGAATCTACAAGAAAGCATAGAGATTGCCAATGCCATTGCTCCCGAGCATTTGGAAGTCCTTACAGCTGCTCCATTTGACGCACTTGCTCATATTAAACACGCAGGAGCAATTTTCTTAGGTGAGCATTCAAGTGAGCCTATCGGTGATTATCTTGCAGGTCCTAATCATACGCTTCCCACAGGTGGGAGTGCGCGTTTCTTTTCGCCGCTTGGAGTGGAGCATTTTATGAAAAAAAGCTCAATTATTGCCTTTTCAGCTACTGCATTAGAAGAAGTCGGAGAATCTTGCGCACTTTTAGCCCAAAGCGAATCTTTATCTGCTCACGCTCAAGCAGTTTTGACACGATTAGATTCTATCAAAGTAAAGAGAGGGTGA